The Radiobacillus deserti genomic interval AGCTAGATTTTCATATTCATTTAAAGCATTGTCTGTGGATTGCGTAATTCCTGCGCCGGGTTCAATCCCTGTAATCGTATAATCAATTTCTTTTCCTACATTAACAGACGCTTCTTTCTTTTCACCGTTGCTATCGGAAGATTCTTTCGAACCAGAGTCGTCTTCCCCACAGCCGGCAGCTACTAAAAGTGATAAAGATACACTTGCAACTACCCCGATTTTTTTCCATTTAGATGTAAGCATGTTATAGCACTCCCCTTTTACTTTTCTGTTATAACCATTCATTAGTACATGCTAAGAAGTAAGTATCATTCCTTATTTAATGGTAAATTTTTTTGAAAAACAGTACAAACTGTAAAAACAATCATTCTATAATGTATAGAACGTTCATTCTAATTGAGGCGGGATTTGTACTTGGCATTCCTTTAATTTCTTCCTTTTGCTCTGTTTAACAACCTTACTTGCAATTTCTTAGCCAAAAGGTTCAGTTTCAGATTAAGCAAAGTAACAATGTTGGAATTCCCGTTTCGTATAACGATTAAACATGAAGAAAGAGGAGTGTCTACTATACACTCCTCCATGGTGAAATTATTTTCGGTAATCTTCTCTCAAAGCTTTTGTTAAAGAAATAATCATAATCAATAGTATAAAAATGAAAGGGAACGCTGATACAATGGAAGCAGTCTGTAAAGCGCCTAGTCCTCCTGACGCAAGAAGAACAGATGCTGTAGCTGCTTGAATGACTCCCCAGGTTAGTTTTACAGCATTCGGAGGGTTGAGATTCCCATTTGTGCTTTGCATACCTAACACGAAGGTGGCGGAATCAGCGGATGTTACAAAGAAGGTTCCGATCAACACCAATGCTAGAACCGTCACGATAGTACCAAACGGAAGGGAAGAGAACATCCCAAACATTGCTTCCTCCGTAGCTAAGTCCGTTAACCCTTTATTTATACCTTCCGTTTCTTGAAAGAGACTGCTACCACCGAAGACAGCAAACCATAATACACAGAAGACAGTAGGAATGACAAGGACTCCGGTAACAAATTCACGTATGGTTCGACCTTTAGAAATTCTCGCGATAAATGTTCCGACAAATGGGGACCATGCGATAAACCATGCCCAATAAAAAACGGTCCAGTCCTTAATCCACTGCTTATACTGAGGATCATTAGAGGTGAATCTAAAGCTATCTGCAGGAATACTTTTAAAATATGAAATAGTTGTCTTGGCAAAGGTTTCGAATAAATACCCAGTTGGCCCAAGTATAATCGTTAAAACAAGCAAAATAATTGCTAAAATAATATTTATGTTACTCAAGTACTTAATTCCTCGGCTGATGCCGGACCATGCGGAAATCATAAAAAGAACTGTCACAATGAGAATAATGATGAACTTAGTTGTCATCGTATTTTCAATGTCTGAAATAAAGGCAAGTCCACCGCCGATTTGAGAGGCTCCTAGTCCAAGAGAAGTTGCTACACCGAATATGGTCGCAAAAACTGCGATGATATCAATTATTTTTCCAATTACTCCATTCACTTTATCTCCTAAGAGAGGTTGAAAAGTTGCACTAATAACCCCAGGAACTTCTCGTCTGAATTTGAAATAAGCAATGGAAAGGGCGATGATGGTATAGATGCCCCATGTGTGAAAACCCCAATGGAATGCGGAATATCTTAAGGCTTTTTTAGCTGCCTCTATCGTCTCAGGCTCTGCTTCAGGAGGAGCAGCAAAATGGACGAGAGGTTCTGCGGATCCCCAAAATATAATTCCGATTCCCATTCCAGCACTAAATAACATAGCTAACCATGATAAACGGCTGTATTCAGGCTGATCCTCTGGTTTCCCAAGCTTCATTTTTCCGTATCGACTAACTATTAAATAAATGCAATAGACAAGAAATATCGTAACAGAGAAGATATATAACCAACCAAATTTATCCGTTAAAAAGGATTGGGTAGAAGTCGACACATAATTAAGGTTTTTAGGTGCGATTGCACCCCACAGAACAAAAATAATAGAGATAAATAAAGATATCCAAAAAACATTTGTTACTTTTTTCACAAAAATCACCTTTCTGAGATTGTATAATCCTGAAATATGGGTAGAACGACCATTCTAGTTTTAACATAAGAATGGGATTCTATCAAATTTTTAGTCTAATTTTGTCGAAGGAGAAAGGCGATACGAAAATGGTTGACTATAAAAATAAGATATTGATACGCTATAGTATAATGGGTGTTCTATCTAATTAAAGGAGAAGTTGGGCATGAGTGGGTCCTCTAAAAAAGAAGCATTACTTAAGGTAGCGGAACGATTATTTTATGAGCACGGATTTCGAGGAGTAGGTTTGAAGCAAATCATTCGTGAAGCAAATGTAGCAACGATGACACTTTATAATCATTTTCCTTCCAAAGATAATTTGGTTGAAGAAGTACTTAAGAAGCGCGAAGAGCGCTATTGGTCGTATTTGGATTCGTCTGTTGAGTTGGATTCAGACTCTCCCTTCATCCTGGCAGTGGAAGCACATGGCAGGTGGTTAAAAGAAGAGTCTTACAAAGGTGATATGTTTCTACGAGCGATTGAAGATTATGCAGGAACGAATAATGAAATTGAAAAGATCGCAAGAGGGCATAAAGCTAAATTACTTGAGTATTTTCAACAATTAGCCCAGAAGAAAGGGAAAGAAAACGAATTGGATATAGCAATTCAAATGACATTGTTATTGGAAGGTACCACTTCGATGACGCCGTTAATTGGCGCGGAAAAGGCAACGGAGTATTCCATTGCGATGGCGAAGACGCTTGTTCAACAATCCTTATAAACTTCTATATAAATAGGATGTCTTTATCGGAGGCATCCTATTTTAGTAGTCTTATACATTTTTTATAACTTAAATGATGATTTATAATGTAAGGGAGAACTTAGTTCTCTAGCAGATGATTTTTGTAGATTTCCTTTAACGAAAAGGAGGCCTAATCGTGGAATTAGTTCTAAAAGAAAAAGCTAAACATGCATTGCAAGATCTGGACTTAGCATCCAATGAAGGTATTCGTTTGGAAGCAAGATTTGTTGGGAGCTGTTCCATTTATGTAGACCATTATCTTTGGATAGATTCTAAAACAGAAGCGGATGATCTGTACATGGTTGATTCTATTCCTTTTTTAGTTTCTAGTGAGTCGAAACAACATTTACCAGAGAAGCTGATTTTGAATTATAATCAATCATTAGGGTATAAATTATCATCGCCTGAGGAAACGTTTACATATAATCTCAGCATTAAAAGAAGAGGCTAGATAGCGAATGTACGAAATGGATAGAATGGGGAAGAGCACTCTTGAATGGAAGGGTGCTCTTTTCATGCGAAAAAAATAACATCAAATGATAATCTTATAGAGGGATTCTTTGTTTATGGAAGCAGGAAAACATATGGTTCTTTTCCTCCTACTTACACTCCGTATTGGCAACAAATGTAAACGGTCAGAACTATAAAAAAGTCATTCTCTTACGAAGGAGATGGCTATGCATTTCCTTCACTATGGTGTTTTAAAACAATGGGGTCAGCGGGCTGGATATGCAAAATTTGGATCAATTGCTCCGCCATATATGCAGGCGTATATTTGAACCCAGCTTGAATCCACTCCATAATTAAGCCGAATATGGCATACGCATAATAACTCGTCAATAAATCTGGTTCTACATCGCTTTTAGCAAGTGTCATTTCTAAATCCTCTTTCGCAAGCTGTTTCAACACATCACATATTTTTTGTTGAAAGCCTGGGATAGCATTAGAAGATACAATGCTACTGTAAAATCTAGAATAAGCATACACATGTTCAAAGATTTTGATTTTGGATGCCGTTAGCTCCTGTACATATAACCTATCTATATTTTGATAAGGAGAACGATAGGATCGCATGAAATCATTCAGGACATTATCTATTAAATCTTCTAGTAATTCATCTTTTGTTTGATAGTGTCTATAGAAGGTTCCGCGATTGAGATTGGCGTGTTGAACGATTTCTGTAATCGTTATTTTCTCGAAAGGGGACTGTTCCATTAGAAGTATTAATGCGTCCATTAATGCCATTTTTGATTTGTTAATTCTTCGATCAACTGTCATAGACAAATCACCGCCAATCTGTTCATTTTTCTTTTATATCGAACAAGTCCCAGCTTCCTTATACGTTTATGAACAAATGGTATATCCTTTGCTCATTGTTACACTAAGTATAATACATTAAAAT includes:
- a CDS encoding TetR/AcrR family transcriptional regulator, which encodes MSGSSKKEALLKVAERLFYEHGFRGVGLKQIIREANVATMTLYNHFPSKDNLVEEVLKKREERYWSYLDSSVELDSDSPFILAVEAHGRWLKEESYKGDMFLRAIEDYAGTNNEIEKIARGHKAKLLEYFQQLAQKKGKENELDIAIQMTLLLEGTTSMTPLIGAEKATEYSIAMAKTLVQQSL
- a CDS encoding TetR/AcrR family transcriptional regulator — encoded protein: MTVDRRINKSKMALMDALILLMEQSPFEKITITEIVQHANLNRGTFYRHYQTKDELLEDLIDNVLNDFMRSYRSPYQNIDRLYVQELTASKIKIFEHVYAYSRFYSSIVSSNAIPGFQQKICDVLKQLAKEDLEMTLAKSDVEPDLLTSYYAYAIFGLIMEWIQAGFKYTPAYMAEQLIQILHIQPADPIVLKHHSEGNA
- a CDS encoding iron-sulfur cluster biosynthesis family protein — encoded protein: MELVLKEKAKHALQDLDLASNEGIRLEARFVGSCSIYVDHYLWIDSKTEADDLYMVDSIPFLVSSESKQHLPEKLILNYNQSLGYKLSSPEETFTYNLSIKRRG
- a CDS encoding glycine betaine uptake BCCT transporter, which encodes MKKVTNVFWISLFISIIFVLWGAIAPKNLNYVSTSTQSFLTDKFGWLYIFSVTIFLVYCIYLIVSRYGKMKLGKPEDQPEYSRLSWLAMLFSAGMGIGIIFWGSAEPLVHFAAPPEAEPETIEAAKKALRYSAFHWGFHTWGIYTIIALSIAYFKFRREVPGVISATFQPLLGDKVNGVIGKIIDIIAVFATIFGVATSLGLGASQIGGGLAFISDIENTMTTKFIIILIVTVLFMISAWSGISRGIKYLSNINIILAIILLVLTIILGPTGYLFETFAKTTISYFKSIPADSFRFTSNDPQYKQWIKDWTVFYWAWFIAWSPFVGTFIARISKGRTIREFVTGVLVIPTVFCVLWFAVFGGSSLFQETEGINKGLTDLATEEAMFGMFSSLPFGTIVTVLALVLIGTFFVTSADSATFVLGMQSTNGNLNPPNAVKLTWGVIQAATASVLLASGGLGALQTASIVSAFPFIFILLIMIISLTKALREDYRK